One segment of Nocardia farcinica DNA contains the following:
- a CDS encoding methylated-DNA--[protein]-cysteine S-methyltransferase, translating into MSAPAPPTLAALFETPLGVCAISWRDDAVVGFRLPEPDPAALRAGFERRGVREDEPTGAIATAVAGIRAHLSGELDDLRWIPVDLGAVPDFHRAVYEVTRAIDPGRTLTYGQVAHRVGLPGAAQAVGQALGRNPVPLIVPCHRVLAADHALHGFSAPGGIGTKARLLEIERTPGFGEPTLF; encoded by the coding sequence ATGAGTGCGCCCGCGCCGCCCACCCTCGCCGCGCTGTTCGAGACCCCGCTCGGGGTCTGTGCGATCAGCTGGCGCGACGACGCCGTGGTCGGCTTCCGGCTGCCCGAACCCGATCCGGCGGCGCTACGGGCCGGGTTCGAACGCCGAGGCGTCCGGGAAGACGAGCCGACGGGCGCGATCGCCACGGCCGTCGCGGGCATCCGCGCCCACCTGTCCGGCGAGCTCGACGACCTGCGCTGGATCCCCGTTGACCTCGGTGCAGTGCCGGACTTCCACCGCGCGGTCTACGAGGTCACCCGCGCCATCGACCCCGGCCGCACCCTGACCTACGGGCAGGTGGCCCACCGGGTCGGCCTGCCGGGTGCGGCACAGGCGGTGGGACAGGCCTTGGGCCGCAATCCCGTTCCGCTGATCGTGCCGTGCCACCGGGTGCTCGCCGCCGACCACGCGCTGCACGGCTTCTCCGCACCGGGCGGCATCGGCACCAAGGCACGCCTGCTCGAGATCGAGCGCACACCCGGATTCGGGGAGCCGACGCTGTTCTGA
- the yczR gene encoding MocR-like transcription factor YczR — translation MATRVIGAAGLARDLGNWRSAGEDEHGRRSRPAYLALAEGIRLLIHDGRAPLGVALPSERDLAATLGVSRTTITSTYALLREHGYLISRQGSRSTVALPPAVPNDGSRAARGILATMVPAELTTVDLTYAAMTAPEEMHEAYATALQALPAYLGTHGMDPVGMRALREALARRYTARGLPTDPDQILVTLGAQHGLRLLLNVLTAPAARVLIEHPTYPNAIEAIRDVGARPIPVPLLLENPSAGWDLDGLRSAARQTAATLAYLVPDFNNPTGMLLDAEGRAELAAIARDTRMTVVVDESMVDLGLDVDTMPPPVAAFGKGAEIITIGSASKSFWGGLRVGWIRTNQSLITKLLGIRSTVDLGTPVMDQLATVHLLEHAETILERRRAQLRSQRAALLDAIAEELPDWRVQPGAGGMSVWAQLPAPVSTALAATAPNHGVLLAAGPRFGVQGAFERFLRLPYTHGEPELRLAVKGIAAATAALTPRAADPLNPLNMSIR, via the coding sequence ATGGCGACACGAGTGATCGGCGCGGCCGGGCTGGCGCGCGACCTGGGCAACTGGCGCAGCGCGGGCGAGGACGAGCACGGCCGCCGCAGCAGACCGGCCTACCTGGCCCTGGCCGAAGGCATCCGGCTGCTCATCCACGACGGCCGCGCCCCGCTCGGCGTCGCGCTGCCCAGCGAGCGCGATCTGGCCGCCACCCTCGGCGTCAGCCGCACCACCATCACCTCCACCTACGCGCTGCTGCGCGAGCACGGCTACTTGATCAGCCGCCAGGGTTCGCGCAGCACCGTCGCGCTGCCGCCCGCCGTCCCGAACGACGGCAGCCGCGCCGCCCGCGGCATCCTCGCGACGATGGTCCCGGCCGAGCTCACCACCGTCGACCTCACCTATGCGGCCATGACCGCGCCCGAGGAGATGCACGAGGCGTACGCGACGGCGCTACAGGCGCTGCCCGCGTATCTGGGCACCCACGGCATGGACCCGGTGGGCATGCGTGCGCTACGGGAGGCGCTCGCGCGCCGCTACACCGCCCGCGGCCTGCCCACCGATCCCGACCAGATCCTGGTCACCCTCGGCGCGCAGCACGGCCTGCGCCTGCTGCTCAACGTGCTCACCGCGCCGGCGGCCAGGGTGCTGATCGAGCACCCCACCTACCCCAACGCCATCGAGGCGATCCGTGATGTCGGCGCCCGGCCCATCCCCGTGCCGCTCCTGCTGGAGAACCCTTCGGCCGGTTGGGATCTGGACGGGTTGCGCAGCGCCGCCCGGCAGACCGCGGCCACCCTGGCCTACCTGGTGCCCGACTTCAACAATCCGACCGGGATGCTGCTCGACGCCGAGGGCCGTGCCGAACTGGCCGCCATCGCCCGTGACACCAGGATGACCGTCGTGGTCGACGAATCGATGGTGGATCTCGGCCTCGACGTCGACACCATGCCCCCGCCGGTGGCCGCGTTCGGCAAGGGCGCGGAGATCATCACGATCGGTTCGGCCTCGAAGTCGTTCTGGGGCGGCCTGCGGGTCGGCTGGATCCGCACCAACCAGAGCCTCATCACCAAGTTGCTCGGCATCCGCTCCACCGTCGACCTCGGCACGCCGGTGATGGATCAGCTCGCCACCGTGCACCTGCTCGAACACGCCGAGACGATCCTGGAGCGCCGCCGCGCACAGCTGCGCTCCCAACGCGCGGCCCTGCTCGACGCGATCGCCGAGGAACTGCCGGACTGGCGGGTGCAGCCCGGGGCCGGGGGCATGTCGGTGTGGGCGCAGCTGCCCGCGCCGGTGTCGACGGCACTGGCCGCCACCGCGCCCAACCACGGCGTGCTGCTGGCCGCCGGGCCGCGGTTCGGCGTGCAGGGCGCCTTCGAGCGGTTCCTGCGGTTGCCCTACACCCACGGCGAGCCGGAATTGCGGTTGGCGGTCAAGGGAATCGCGGCCGCCACCGCCGCGCTCACCCCGCGGGCGGCCGATCCGCTCAACCCGTTGAACATGTCGATCCGCTGA
- a CDS encoding CaiB/BaiF CoA transferase family protein, whose amino-acid sequence MSTESTATKQGPLAGIRVVELAGIGPGPHAALLLADLGADVVRVQRPNLFPGVMERPQWRGRTIVEANLKDPADIEKVLGLIDKADVLIEGFRPGVTERMGLGPEETLARNPRLVYGRMTGWGQYGPLADRAGHDINYISLTGVLNAIGRKGERPVPPLNMVGDFGGGSMFLVFGILAALVERQSSGKGQVIDAAMIDGALALSHMIWGMRGMGLWSDERGTNLLDTGMAFYDTYETADGKYMAVGAIEPQFYAELLKGLEIDPEGLPMQIDPNGQDQLRKLFAEKFKTKTRDEWAAIFEGTDACTTPVLTLTEATENEHIAARNGLVEIEGVVQHAPAPRFSRTPAAVPTPPPTEATPIENVWAD is encoded by the coding sequence GTGAGCACAGAATCCACCGCCACCAAGCAGGGCCCGCTCGCGGGCATCCGAGTTGTCGAGCTGGCCGGTATCGGCCCCGGTCCGCACGCCGCGCTGCTGCTGGCCGATCTGGGCGCCGACGTGGTGCGTGTCCAGCGACCGAACCTGTTCCCCGGCGTGATGGAGCGCCCGCAGTGGCGTGGCCGCACCATCGTCGAGGCCAACCTCAAGGACCCCGCCGACATCGAGAAGGTCCTCGGCCTGATCGACAAGGCCGACGTGCTGATCGAGGGCTTCCGCCCGGGCGTCACCGAGCGGATGGGCCTCGGCCCGGAGGAGACGCTGGCCCGCAACCCGCGCCTGGTCTACGGCCGGATGACCGGCTGGGGCCAGTACGGACCGCTGGCCGACCGCGCCGGGCACGACATCAACTACATCTCGCTGACCGGCGTGCTGAACGCGATCGGCCGCAAGGGCGAGCGGCCGGTGCCGCCGCTGAACATGGTCGGCGACTTCGGCGGCGGTTCGATGTTCCTGGTGTTCGGCATCCTGGCCGCGTTGGTGGAGCGGCAGAGCTCGGGCAAGGGCCAGGTCATCGATGCGGCGATGATCGACGGCGCGCTGGCCCTGTCGCACATGATCTGGGGTATGCGCGGCATGGGCCTGTGGTCCGACGAGCGCGGCACCAACCTGCTCGACACCGGCATGGCCTTCTACGACACCTACGAGACCGCCGACGGCAAGTACATGGCGGTGGGCGCGATCGAGCCGCAGTTCTACGCCGAGCTGTTGAAGGGGCTCGAGATCGATCCCGAGGGCCTGCCGATGCAGATCGATCCCAACGGCCAGGACCAGCTGCGCAAGCTGTTCGCCGAGAAGTTCAAGACCAAGACCCGCGACGAGTGGGCGGCGATCTTCGAAGGCACCGACGCCTGCACCACCCCGGTGCTGACGCTGACCGAGGCCACCGAGAACGAGCACATCGCCGCCCGCAACGGCCTGGTCGAGATCGAGGGTGTGGTGCAGCACGCGCCCGCGCCCCGCTTCTCGCGCACGCCGGCCGCCGTGCCGACGCCGCCGCCGACCGAGGCGACGCCGATCGAGAACGTCTGGGCGGACTGA
- a CDS encoding DUF456 domain-containing protein: MSVWGEVVVGLVILVGLVGIVVPILPGVILVFGAILVWAIMTGGATAWTVFAIATVLLVISGVVKYAWPGRKMKDAGVANRALFLGAVLGIVGFFVIPVVGLFVGFVLGVYLSELQRFSDTKQAWTATTHALEGVGLSIVIELLGALLATGVWVIGAILA; the protein is encoded by the coding sequence GTGAGCGTGTGGGGCGAGGTCGTCGTCGGTCTGGTGATCCTGGTCGGGCTCGTCGGCATCGTGGTGCCGATACTGCCGGGCGTGATCCTCGTCTTCGGGGCGATCCTGGTGTGGGCGATCATGACCGGCGGGGCGACCGCCTGGACGGTGTTCGCGATCGCGACGGTGCTGCTGGTGATCTCCGGCGTCGTCAAATACGCCTGGCCGGGCCGGAAGATGAAGGACGCGGGGGTGGCCAACCGGGCGCTGTTCCTCGGCGCGGTGCTCGGGATCGTGGGGTTCTTCGTGATCCCGGTGGTCGGCTTGTTCGTCGGATTCGTGCTCGGCGTCTACCTCAGCGAGCTGCAGCGCTTCTCCGACACCAAGCAAGCCTGGACCGCGACCACGCACGCGCTCGAGGGCGTGGGCCTGTCGATCGTGATCGAACTGCTGGGCGCCCTGCTGGCCACCGGCGTCTGGGTGATCGGCGCGATCCTGGCCTGA
- a CDS encoding amidohydrolase family protein, with product MFDAHVHIIDPRFPLTENEGYLPEPYTIADYRKRMARFDVQGGAVVSASFQGTDQTYLKAALAELGAGWVGVTRLDLDAGDEEIIELDRVGVRALRFNLKRAAADITRMTVQALRAHELVGWHVEVYMDGQMLASLQPVISKLPALSVDHLGMSEEGLPFLLDLVDRGARVKATGFGRVSMNVADTLRRIHAVNPQALMFGTDLPGTRAGRPFRDSDVDLLCDVVGTDMHAVLEDNARAFYRLPARERPEFTDPDPTLPLPQDPTLPLRRPAPLEPADTIPFRAID from the coding sequence GTGTTCGATGCCCATGTCCACATCATCGATCCGCGGTTCCCGCTGACCGAGAACGAGGGCTACCTGCCGGAGCCCTACACCATCGCCGACTATCGGAAACGTATGGCGCGCTTCGATGTCCAGGGCGGCGCGGTGGTGAGCGCGTCGTTCCAGGGCACCGACCAGACGTATCTGAAGGCGGCGCTGGCCGAACTCGGTGCGGGCTGGGTCGGGGTGACGCGGCTGGACCTGGACGCGGGTGACGAGGAGATCATCGAACTCGACCGGGTGGGCGTGCGGGCACTGCGCTTCAACCTCAAGCGGGCCGCCGCCGACATCACCCGCATGACCGTGCAGGCGCTGCGCGCGCACGAGCTGGTGGGCTGGCATGTCGAGGTCTACATGGACGGCCAGATGCTGGCGTCGTTGCAGCCGGTGATCTCCAAGCTGCCCGCCCTGTCGGTGGACCATCTCGGCATGTCCGAGGAGGGCCTGCCGTTCCTGCTCGACCTCGTCGACCGGGGCGCGCGGGTCAAGGCGACCGGATTCGGCCGGGTGTCGATGAACGTGGCCGACACGTTGCGCCGCATCCACGCGGTGAACCCGCAGGCGTTGATGTTCGGCACCGATCTGCCCGGCACCCGGGCGGGACGCCCGTTCCGCGACTCCGACGTCGACCTGCTGTGCGATGTGGTGGGCACCGATATGCACGCCGTGCTGGAGGACAACGCGCGGGCGTTCTACCGGTTGCCCGCCCGCGAGCGTCCCGAGTTCACCGATCCCGACCCGACCCTGCCGCTACCGCAGGACCCGACCTTGCCGCTGCGGCGGCCCGCGCCGCTGGAGCCCGCCGACACCATCCCGTTCCGCGCGATCGACTGA
- a CDS encoding FAD-dependent oxidoreductase: MTEQSAAPTSGARPLRIAIVGAGPAGIYAADALMKSDADVSIDLYERMPAPFGLIRYGVAPDHPRIKGIITALHKVLDKEQVRLLGNIDYGTDITLDDLRRFYDAVIFSTGANADRALNIPGIDLDGSYGAADFVSWYDGHPDVPRTWPLDAEKVAVLGVGNVALDVARVLAKTGDELLPTEIPPNVYAGLKANKAVEVHVFGRRGPAQAKFTPLELRELDHSPTIEVIVDPEDIDYDEGSEAARRHSKQVDMVANTLEQWAIRDQGDRPHKLYLHFFESPAEILGDENGKVVGLRTERTQLDGTGNVKGTGVFKDWDVQAVYRAVGYLSQNISNLPFDDQAGTVPNEAGRVLIDENADGPARYMPATYVTGWIKRGPVGLIGHTKGDANETIACLLDDAPSFTPAENPDPDAVIEFLESKGLPFTTWAGWYRLDAHERSLGEPEGRERVKVVEREDMLRASEPHKV, from the coding sequence ATGACCGAACAGAGTGCAGCGCCGACCAGCGGCGCCCGCCCGCTCCGCATCGCGATCGTCGGCGCGGGGCCGGCCGGAATCTACGCCGCCGACGCGTTGATGAAGTCCGATGCCGACGTGAGCATCGACCTCTACGAGCGCATGCCCGCACCGTTCGGGCTGATCCGCTACGGCGTCGCGCCCGATCATCCGCGCATCAAGGGCATCATCACCGCCCTGCACAAGGTGCTCGACAAGGAGCAGGTGCGCCTGCTCGGCAACATCGACTACGGCACCGACATCACCCTCGATGACCTGCGCCGCTTCTACGACGCGGTGATCTTCTCCACCGGCGCCAACGCCGACCGCGCGCTGAACATCCCCGGCATCGACCTGGACGGTTCCTACGGCGCGGCCGACTTCGTCTCCTGGTACGACGGTCACCCGGACGTGCCCCGCACCTGGCCGCTGGACGCGGAGAAGGTCGCGGTGCTCGGCGTCGGCAACGTCGCGCTGGACGTGGCGCGCGTGCTCGCCAAGACCGGTGACGAACTGCTGCCCACCGAGATCCCGCCGAACGTCTACGCGGGCCTGAAGGCCAACAAGGCCGTCGAGGTGCACGTGTTCGGCCGCCGCGGCCCGGCCCAGGCCAAGTTCACCCCGCTGGAGCTGCGCGAGCTCGACCACTCGCCCACCATCGAGGTGATCGTCGACCCCGAGGACATCGACTACGACGAGGGCTCGGAGGCCGCGCGCCGCCACTCCAAGCAGGTCGACATGGTCGCCAACACCCTCGAGCAGTGGGCGATCCGCGACCAGGGCGACCGTCCGCACAAGCTCTACCTGCACTTCTTCGAGTCCCCGGCGGAGATCCTCGGCGACGAGAACGGCAAGGTCGTCGGCCTGCGCACCGAGCGCACCCAGCTCGACGGCACCGGCAACGTCAAGGGCACCGGCGTGTTCAAGGACTGGGACGTCCAGGCCGTCTACCGCGCTGTCGGCTATCTGTCGCAGAACATCAGCAACCTGCCGTTCGACGACCAGGCAGGCACCGTGCCGAACGAGGCCGGTCGCGTGCTGATCGACGAGAACGCCGACGGCCCGGCGCGCTACATGCCCGCCACCTACGTCACCGGCTGGATCAAGCGCGGCCCGGTCGGCCTGATCGGCCACACCAAGGGCGACGCCAACGAGACGATCGCCTGCCTGCTCGACGACGCCCCCTCGTTCACCCCGGCGGAGAACCCGGACCCGGACGCGGTCATCGAGTTCCTGGAGAGCAAGGGGCTGCCGTTCACGACCTGGGCGGGCTGGTACCGCCTGGACGCGCACGAGCGCTCGCTCGGCGAGCCGGAGGGCCGCGAGCGCGTCAAGGTCGTCGAGCGCGAGGACATGCTGCGCGCCAGCGAGCCGCACAAGGTCTGA